A single region of the Apodemus sylvaticus chromosome 7, mApoSyl1.1, whole genome shotgun sequence genome encodes:
- the LOC127689920 gene encoding uncharacterized protein LOC127689920, translating into MKARSKSPAVLLSPPLRRQGQHRAYSNVSERLSCLTIQEPSVSHLYEILSPGERRSYLLDDSLSNSIQQESLAVPMGLEDGACSGQRTSQQKQQQQGPVPEDLDKEEIAPTDVKYRLQLLEEVPLRSKNSSIHKPGWSPFGKTQRQWFKPWKMENATDPEVRSSHSGHTQGRRTTPRGQLRHVEYDNQDQDTQALVWSQALFPGLDKSSQGVIQSSQHTSREKEMVPGWSMTHAHQETSQTRPGIAPVGTKRSTKFNDAPTARMPSLPPLKLLERKVKSRYPPNTSGIFQGRLQSELSSKQFPQDWRVQPQGRLGSNERLLAPFEDQVSPKVTYMPLFSERVKFVSPKTVASNPRQTYSQLSKKNQPGQLQNLASQKEHLEKRTA; encoded by the exons ATGAAAGCAAGGAGCAAAAGCCCTGctgttctcctctctccaccccttAGGAGACAGGGACAACACCGTGCCTACTCCAACGTCTCTGAGAGGCTGTCTTGCTTGACTATCCAGGAGCCCAGTGTCAGCCATCTCTACG AGATTCTCTCTCCTGGAGAAAGAAGATCCTACCTGCTTGATGACTCTTTATCCAATTCCATCCAGCAAGAGTCCCTGGCTGTCCCCATGGGACTCGAGGACGGTGCCTGCAGTGGTCAG CGAACCtcccagcagaagcagcagcagcaagggcCTGTCCCTGAGGATCTGGACAAGGAGGAAATCGCCCCAACAGATGTGAAATACCGCCTGCAGCTGCTCGAGGAGGTCCCATTGCGGAGCAAGAATTCCAGTATACACAAGCCTGGGTGGAGCCCATTCGGCAAAACCCAGAGACAGTGGTTCAAGCCCTGGAAGATGGAGAATGCAACAGATCCTGAGGTCCGGAGCTCCCATTCAG GTCACACCCAGGGCAGAAGAACAACACCAAGAGGACAACTGAGACATGTGGAGTATGACAACCAGGATCAGGACACCCAAGCCCTAGTGTGGAGTCAAGCCCTCTTCCCTGGTCTAGACAAGAGCAGTCAGGGAGTCAT CCAATCCAGCCAGCACACGTCAAGGGAGAAGGAAATGGTACCTGGTTGGTCTATGACCCACGCACATCAGGAGACGAGCCAGACAAGGCCTGGGATAGCCCCCGTGGGGACAAAGAGAAGTACCAAGTTTAATGATGCTCCAACGGCCAGG ATGCCCTCTCTGCCACCTCTCAAGCTCCTGGAGAGAAAAGTGAAGAGTAGGTATCCCCCCAACACATCTGGGATCTTCCAAGGCAGATTACAATCCGAACTGAGCAGCAAGCAGTTTCCCCAAGACTGGAGAGTTCAGCCCCAAGGGCGCTTGGGAAGCAATGAAAGGCTCCTG GCGCCATTTGAGGATCAAGTCAGCCCGAAGGTCACTTACATGCCCTTGTTTTCTGAAAGAGTGAAGTTTGTAAGCCCCAAAACAGTTGCATCAAACCCAAGACAAACATATTCTCAACTGAGTAAGAAAAATCAACCAG GTCAGCTCCAGAATTTGGCCTCACAAAAAGAACATCTGGAGAAAAGGACTGCCTGA